In Comamonadaceae bacterium OS-1, a single window of DNA contains:
- the ssuA_2 gene encoding putative aliphatic sulfonates-binding protein — protein MDANDDRRNLLRVLATGAASFGIFSPLALIPSAQAATKNVADAPLQQLRIGYQKSAVNLVITKQLGWLEKRLPATRITWLEFPAGPQLLEALSVGSLEFGLTGDAPPVFAQAAGKDLVYVGAEPPKPDSSAILTQTDSPLRTLADLKGRKVALQKGSSAHFLLVRAVEKAGLQWSDIQPIYLTPADARAAFERKSVDAWAIWDPFYAATELAVQPRVLANGRGLSNNNSFYLASRSFASQHPQAIAVLFEELTRADRLAQDDRKQAIQLIADFSGLDAGVVSLFLTRRPRSPVAPLAASTVADQQRVAQAFFKIGLIPKPVTVLDAVLKS, from the coding sequence ATGGATGCAAATGACGATCGCCGCAACCTGCTGCGGGTACTTGCCACCGGGGCCGCAAGTTTTGGCATTTTTAGCCCTCTTGCGCTCATCCCATCAGCACAAGCAGCTACTAAAAATGTAGCGGATGCCCCTTTGCAGCAACTGCGCATCGGCTACCAGAAATCCGCCGTCAACCTGGTCATCACCAAGCAACTGGGCTGGCTGGAAAAGCGCCTGCCTGCGACCAGGATCACCTGGCTGGAGTTCCCCGCCGGGCCGCAACTACTGGAGGCCTTGTCGGTCGGCAGCCTGGAATTTGGCCTGACCGGTGACGCACCCCCGGTGTTCGCCCAGGCCGCGGGCAAGGACCTGGTCTACGTAGGGGCCGAGCCGCCCAAGCCCGACAGCTCGGCCATCTTGACGCAGACCGATTCCCCGCTGCGCACCCTGGCCGATCTGAAGGGCCGCAAGGTGGCGCTGCAAAAGGGGTCGAGCGCCCACTTTCTGCTGGTGCGCGCGGTGGAGAAGGCCGGTTTGCAGTGGAGCGACATCCAGCCCATCTACCTCACGCCCGCCGATGCACGGGCCGCCTTTGAGCGCAAAAGCGTGGATGCCTGGGCCATCTGGGACCCGTTCTACGCCGCCACCGAGTTGGCCGTGCAACCCCGCGTGCTGGCCAATGGCCGCGGCCTGTCGAACAACAACTCGTTCTACCTAGCATCCAGAAGTTTTGCCAGCCAGCACCCGCAGGCGATTGCCGTGCTGTTTGAGGAACTCACCCGCGCCGACCGCCTGGCGCAGGACGACCGCAAGCAGGCCATCCAGTTGATCGCCGACTTCAGCGGCTTGGACGCAGGCGTAGTCAGCCTTTTTTTGACCCGCCGCCCGCGCTCGCCGGTGGCCCCGTTGGCGGCTTCCACCGTGGCCGACCAGCAGCGCGTAGCGCAGGCGTTTTTCAAGATCGGCCTGATTCCCAAACCCGTAACGGTGCTTGATGCCGTACTGAAAAGCTAA
- the sbp_1 gene encoding sulfate-binding protein, with the protein MQTRRQLSQTLIAIALSAAGLALAQAPAPVSLLNVSYDPTREFYKDFNTAFAKDWLAKNKQEVTIKQSHGGSGKQARSVIDGLEADVVTLALAYDVDALNEFGKLIPPDWQKRLPQNASPYTSTIVFLVRKGNPKKIADWSDLVRPGIGIVTPNPKTSGGARWNYLAAWGYAVKKNGADEAHARDFVKALYSNAVTLDSGARGATTSFTERGQGDVLIAWENEAYLALQEFGKDKFEIVTPSLSILAEPPVSVVDKVVDKRGTRKVAEAYLQYLYSPVGQDLAGKNFYRPRDKAAAAKYAKQFGNVNLFTIDELFGGWTKAQKTHFADGGVFDQIYGKK; encoded by the coding sequence ATGCAGACCCGCCGCCAACTGTCCCAAACCCTGATCGCCATTGCCTTATCAGCCGCTGGTTTAGCCCTCGCCCAGGCCCCTGCGCCCGTCTCTTTGCTCAACGTGTCTTACGACCCGACCCGCGAGTTCTACAAGGATTTCAATACCGCCTTCGCCAAAGACTGGCTGGCCAAAAACAAGCAAGAGGTCACCATTAAGCAATCGCACGGCGGCTCGGGCAAGCAGGCGCGTTCGGTGATTGATGGGCTGGAGGCCGATGTAGTCACCCTGGCCCTGGCCTACGACGTGGATGCGCTCAACGAGTTCGGCAAGCTGATTCCCCCCGACTGGCAAAAACGCCTGCCGCAAAACGCCTCGCCCTACACCAGCACCATCGTGTTCCTGGTGCGCAAGGGCAACCCGAAGAAGATTGCCGACTGGTCTGACCTGGTGCGCCCCGGCATCGGCATCGTCACGCCCAACCCCAAGACCTCGGGCGGCGCGCGCTGGAACTACCTGGCCGCCTGGGGCTACGCTGTGAAGAAGAACGGTGCCGACGAAGCCCACGCCCGCGACTTCGTGAAAGCCCTGTACAGCAACGCCGTGACGCTGGACTCCGGTGCCCGCGGTGCCACCACCAGCTTCACCGAACGCGGCCAGGGCGACGTGCTGATCGCCTGGGAAAACGAGGCCTACCTGGCGCTGCAAGAGTTCGGCAAGGACAAGTTCGAGATCGTCACCCCCAGCCTGTCCATCCTGGCCGAGCCGCCGGTGAGCGTGGTCGACAAGGTGGTGGACAAGCGCGGCACCCGCAAGGTGGCCGAGGCCTACCTGCAGTACCTGTACAGCCCCGTGGGCCAGGACCTGGCGGGCAAGAACTTCTACCGCCCCCGCGACAAGGCCGCCGCCGCCAAATACGCCAAGCAGTTCGGCAATGTGAACCTGTTCACCATCGACGAACTGTTCGGCGGCTGGACCAAAGCCCAGAAAACCCACTTCGCCGATGGCGGCGTGTTCGACCAGATCTACGGCAAAAAGTAA
- the ydbM gene encoding putative acyl-CoA dehydrogenase YdbM: MNASLNPGQLARTLAVEFAARADAHDRDASFPFDNFAELQQAGLLALAAPRTLGGQGATLAQLGEVIGAVGYGCPATALVLVMQYIQHRSMGQTGKAGRTWPQHLAERLVRESVASVSLINALRVEPELGSPARGGLPSTTARWTAAGWRVSGHKLYSTGAPILRWYAVWVRTDEAAPRVGTLLVPAGLPGTHIVDTWDHLGLRASGSHDVVFDDVLVDLDNAIDLREPQAWGGVDAGLQADMAVLLGALYTGVARAARDWTVDFLRQRTPANLGAALATLPRAQETVGGIQALLLANERLLASLARDVDTGVPVSATDSGLLKSLLTNNAVQAVEAALSLAGNHGLSRHHPLQRHLRDVLCGRIHTPQDDSARIAAGRQILIS; the protein is encoded by the coding sequence ATGAATGCCTCGCTCAACCCCGGCCAGCTGGCCCGCACCCTGGCCGTGGAGTTTGCGGCCCGCGCCGATGCCCACGACCGCGATGCCAGCTTTCCGTTTGACAACTTCGCCGAACTCCAACAGGCCGGTCTGCTGGCCCTGGCCGCACCGCGTACCCTGGGTGGCCAGGGGGCCACGCTGGCGCAACTGGGCGAAGTGATTGGCGCGGTGGGCTACGGCTGCCCGGCCACCGCCCTGGTGCTGGTGATGCAGTACATCCAGCACCGCAGCATGGGCCAGACCGGCAAGGCAGGCCGAACCTGGCCGCAGCATCTGGCCGAGCGCCTAGTGCGCGAGTCGGTGGCCAGCGTGTCGCTGATCAACGCCCTGCGCGTCGAGCCCGAGCTGGGGTCGCCCGCCCGGGGTGGCCTGCCCAGCACCACGGCGCGCTGGACCGCCGCCGGCTGGCGCGTATCGGGCCACAAGCTGTATTCCACCGGCGCGCCCATCCTGCGCTGGTACGCGGTGTGGGTGCGCACCGACGAGGCAGCGCCACGCGTGGGCACGCTGCTGGTGCCCGCCGGTCTGCCCGGCACCCACATCGTGGACACCTGGGACCACCTGGGCCTGCGCGCCAGCGGCAGCCACGACGTGGTGTTTGACGACGTACTGGTCGATCTGGACAACGCCATCGACCTGCGCGAACCCCAGGCATGGGGCGGTGTAGATGCCGGTTTGCAGGCCGACATGGCCGTGCTGCTGGGCGCGCTGTACACCGGCGTGGCCCGCGCCGCCCGCGACTGGACGGTGGACTTCTTGCGCCAGCGCACACCCGCCAACCTGGGGGCCGCGCTGGCCACCCTGCCCCGCGCGCAAGAAACCGTGGGCGGCATCCAGGCCCTGCTGCTGGCCAACGAGCGCCTGCTGGCCAGCCTGGCGCGTGACGTGGACACCGGCGTGCCGGTATCCGCCACCGACAGCGGCCTCCTCAAATCCCTGCTGACGAACAACGCCGTGCAGGCGGTGGAAGCCGCGCTGTCGCTGGCCGGCAACCACGGCCTGTCACGCCACCACCCGCTGCAGCGCCACCTGCGCGACGTGCTGTGCGGGCGCATCCACACGCCGCAAGACGACAGCGCCCGCATTGCGGCGGGCCGCCAAATCCTGATTTCTTAA
- the ssuA_1 gene encoding putative aliphatic sulfonates-binding protein: MTNLPLISRRHVLAAATLAVPAFNTFAQAPRVLRIGNQKGVLSFLKARGTLEKRLAPLGVSVTWTEFNVGPVQLEALNVGAIDFGDVGEAPPIFAQAAGAPLVYVAATAPLVGSEAVIVPKGSAVQKIADLKGKKVAYNKGSNVQFFLAKLLEKNGLAYNDVQHVHLAPADARAAFTQGAVDAWVIWDPFFAAAQKTLDARLLADATGVVNNRGYYFSSRSFSDKNADILRIAVEEVTAIDKWFGTDRAAAAAEYAAILGLDRSVAELTLQRRPVGTVPITKAILAEQQVIADTFFDLKLLPRKISILEAAQAGVA, encoded by the coding sequence ATGACGAACTTGCCCCTGATTTCCCGCCGCCACGTGCTGGCTGCCGCTACGTTGGCTGTACCCGCATTCAACACCTTCGCCCAGGCCCCCCGCGTGCTGCGCATCGGCAACCAGAAAGGCGTGCTGAGCTTTTTGAAAGCCCGTGGCACGCTGGAAAAGCGCCTGGCCCCGCTGGGCGTGAGCGTCACCTGGACCGAGTTCAACGTCGGGCCGGTGCAGTTGGAGGCGCTCAACGTCGGCGCCATCGACTTTGGTGACGTGGGCGAAGCCCCGCCCATCTTCGCCCAGGCCGCCGGTGCGCCGCTGGTCTATGTAGCGGCAACCGCACCCCTGGTTGGCAGCGAGGCGGTGATCGTCCCCAAAGGCTCGGCGGTGCAAAAGATTGCCGATCTGAAGGGCAAGAAAGTGGCCTACAACAAGGGCTCGAACGTGCAGTTCTTTCTGGCCAAGCTGCTGGAGAAAAACGGCCTGGCCTACAACGATGTGCAGCACGTGCACCTGGCACCCGCCGATGCCCGCGCTGCTTTCACCCAGGGCGCGGTGGATGCCTGGGTGATCTGGGACCCGTTCTTCGCCGCCGCGCAAAAAACGCTGGACGCACGCCTGCTGGCCGATGCCACCGGTGTGGTCAACAACCGGGGCTACTACTTCAGCTCGCGCAGTTTTTCCGACAAGAACGCCGACATCCTGCGCATCGCGGTGGAAGAGGTGACCGCCATCGACAAATGGTTCGGCACCGACCGCGCCGCTGCTGCCGCCGAATACGCGGCCATCCTGGGCCTGGACCGCAGCGTGGCCGAGCTGACCTTGCAGCGCCGCCCCGTCGGCACCGTGCCCATCACCAAAGCCATCCTGGCCGAGCAGCAGGTGATTGCCGACACCTTCTTTGACCTCAAGCTGCTGCCCCGCAAGATCAGCATTCTGGAAGCCGCCCAGGCGGGCGTGGCCTGA
- the msuD_2 gene encoding methanesulfonate monooxygenase: protein MGVQFIGMIQPHEVSETIPHTGPAVDPAYVRVFAQAHEHAGFDRILVPASATSPDTLLTVAYAASVTQKIHFLLAHRPGFVSPTLSARQLATLDNYTNGRVAVHYITGGSDEDQQRDGDFLGHDERYARSDEYIGLLRRVWTSEQPFDHAGTYYQAKGAWSEVKPVQSPYVPIYFGGASAPALQVAGKHADVYALWGESLAQAGDLVRQVRAAAAQHGRTVEFSISFRPILGATEEQAWAKAEQILEDTRRLKVSQGFSRGGPQQSEGARRLLADAAQGDRVDAHLWTALARENGGRSNSTSLVGTPEQVADALLKYYDLGITTFLIRGFDPLVDTITYGRDLLPLVRQKVAEREQQAEHLARKAA, encoded by the coding sequence ATGGGTGTCCAGTTCATCGGCATGATCCAGCCGCACGAGGTTTCTGAAACCATTCCCCACACCGGCCCGGCGGTAGACCCTGCCTATGTGCGGGTGTTTGCCCAGGCGCACGAGCACGCGGGTTTTGACCGCATCCTGGTGCCCGCCAGTGCCACCAGCCCCGACACCTTGCTCACGGTGGCCTATGCCGCGTCGGTCACGCAAAAGATCCACTTCCTGCTGGCGCACCGCCCCGGCTTTGTGTCGCCCACGCTGTCGGCCCGGCAACTGGCCACGTTGGACAACTACACCAATGGCCGCGTGGCGGTGCACTACATCACCGGCGGGTCCGACGAAGACCAGCAGCGCGACGGCGACTTCCTGGGCCACGACGAGCGCTACGCCCGCAGCGACGAATACATCGGCCTGCTGCGCCGGGTGTGGACTTCCGAGCAGCCGTTTGACCACGCAGGCACCTACTACCAGGCCAAGGGCGCATGGTCGGAAGTGAAACCGGTGCAATCGCCCTACGTGCCCATCTACTTCGGCGGAGCCTCCGCCCCCGCGCTGCAGGTAGCGGGCAAACATGCCGACGTGTACGCCCTGTGGGGCGAGTCGCTGGCGCAGGCCGGGGATCTGGTGCGCCAGGTGCGCGCCGCCGCCGCCCAGCATGGCCGCACGGTGGAGTTCAGCATTTCGTTCCGTCCCATCCTGGGTGCCACCGAGGAGCAAGCCTGGGCCAAGGCCGAGCAGATTCTGGAAGACACCCGCCGCCTGAAGGTCAGCCAGGGCTTCTCGCGCGGTGGCCCGCAGCAAAGCGAGGGCGCACGCCGCCTGCTGGCCGATGCCGCCCAGGGGGACCGGGTGGACGCACACCTGTGGACCGCGCTGGCGCGCGAGAACGGTGGCCGCTCCAACTCCACCTCGCTGGTCGGCACGCCCGAGCAGGTGGCCGACGCGCTACTGAAGTACTACGACCTGGGCATCACCACCTTTTTGATCCGCGGTTTCGACCCGCTGGTGGACACCATCACCTATGGCCGCGACCTGCTGCCCCTGGTGCGCCAGAAGGTGGCCGAGCGCGAACAGCAAGCCGAACACCTGGCGCGCAAAGCCGCCTGA
- the ssuA_3 gene encoding putative aliphatic sulfonates-binding protein — protein sequence MQRRTFQQFLSAAAFLSPVLGHSQTKLLLRAGDQKGGLRALLEAAGELKTLPYDIQWTEFPAAAPLAEALNADAVDFGPIGDAPLLFTLAAGSRVKAFAANRSDAYGTAVLVAPNSPLKDASSLKGKSVATNRGSIGHFVTLKALASVGLKPDDINLRFLAPPDAKLALTQGSVDAWATWEPYTALAETGGHARVLVNGRGLSTGLSFLAATDNALRDKRAALKDIHQRLVRAQTWATQHPAEFSASLARIIGIPADAARLQFERRQTRWQPIDAPVLADQQRTADFYLEAGLLKQRLDVRETFDTGFPLAG from the coding sequence ATGCAAAGACGTACCTTCCAACAATTCCTGTCGGCTGCGGCCTTCCTCTCCCCCGTGCTGGGCCACAGCCAAACCAAACTGCTGCTGCGCGCGGGTGACCAAAAAGGCGGCCTGCGCGCCCTGCTGGAAGCCGCAGGCGAACTCAAGACCCTGCCCTACGACATCCAGTGGACCGAGTTCCCGGCAGCCGCCCCGCTGGCCGAGGCACTGAACGCCGACGCAGTGGATTTCGGCCCCATCGGCGACGCGCCCCTGCTGTTCACCCTGGCCGCAGGCAGCCGCGTCAAGGCCTTTGCCGCCAACCGCTCCGATGCCTACGGCACGGCGGTGTTGGTTGCACCCAACTCGCCGCTCAAGGATGCCAGCAGCCTCAAAGGCAAAAGCGTGGCCACCAACCGCGGCTCCATCGGCCACTTCGTCACCCTCAAAGCGCTGGCTTCGGTAGGCCTGAAGCCCGACGACATCAACCTGCGCTTTCTGGCCCCGCCGGATGCCAAGTTGGCCCTGACCCAGGGCTCGGTCGATGCCTGGGCCACCTGGGAGCCCTACACCGCGCTGGCCGAAACCGGCGGCCACGCGCGCGTGCTGGTGAACGGGCGCGGCCTGTCCACGGGCCTGAGCTTCCTGGCCGCCACCGACAACGCCTTGCGCGACAAGCGTGCTGCGCTGAAAGACATCCACCAACGCCTGGTGCGCGCCCAGACCTGGGCCACCCAGCACCCGGCCGAATTCAGCGCCAGCCTGGCCCGCATCATCGGCATCCCCGCCGATGCCGCCCGCCTGCAGTTCGAGCGCCGCCAAACCCGCTGGCAACCCATCGACGCCCCCGTGCTGGCCGACCAGCAGCGCACGGCCGACTTCTACCTGGAGGCGGGGCTGCTCAAGCAGCGGCTGGACGTGCGGGAGACGTTTGATACGGGGTTTCCGCTCGCGGGCTGA
- the msuD_1 gene encoding methanesulfonate monooxygenase, translated as MQVFWFIPTHGDSRYLGTAQGAREINYDYLKQVAQAADSLGYEGVLLPTGRSCEDPWVVAASLLPVTQRLKFLVAVRPGLHQPSLAARMAATFDRLSGGRLMINLVTGGDQTELEGDGVYLDHAQRYQQSAEFIRIWREILAHSHEGKAFNFEGEHLSVTGAKLLYPPVQKPYPPVYFGGSSDAAHDLAAEQVDTYLTWGEPPADVAKKVADVRARAAKHGRTVKFGIRLHVIVRETEAEAWAAAESLISKLDDDTVIRAQAAFARMDSAGQRRMAALHGSGKKRTRADLEISPNLWAGVGLVRGGAGTALVGDPQTVAARMQEYADIGLDTFVLSGYPHLEEAYRFAELVFPLLPLQLQEKLQDQLPGQRLTGPFGEVVANEYLPRVSQS; from the coding sequence ATGCAAGTTTTCTGGTTCATCCCTACCCATGGCGACAGCCGCTACCTCGGCACCGCCCAGGGCGCACGCGAAATCAACTACGACTACCTGAAACAGGTAGCCCAGGCGGCCGACAGCCTGGGTTATGAGGGCGTGCTGCTGCCCACCGGCCGTTCGTGCGAAGACCCCTGGGTGGTGGCGGCCAGCCTGTTGCCGGTGACCCAACGTCTGAAGTTCCTGGTGGCCGTGCGGCCCGGCCTGCACCAGCCCAGCCTGGCGGCCCGCATGGCCGCTACCTTCGACCGGCTATCGGGCGGGCGGCTGATGATCAACCTGGTGACCGGCGGCGACCAGACCGAGCTGGAAGGCGATGGGGTCTATCTGGACCACGCCCAGCGCTACCAGCAGTCGGCCGAGTTCATCCGCATCTGGCGCGAAATCCTGGCCCACAGCCATGAGGGCAAGGCGTTCAACTTCGAGGGCGAGCACCTCAGCGTCACCGGGGCCAAGCTGCTGTACCCCCCGGTGCAAAAGCCGTATCCGCCCGTGTACTTCGGCGGTTCGTCCGATGCGGCGCACGATCTGGCGGCCGAGCAGGTCGATACCTACCTGACCTGGGGCGAGCCTCCGGCCGACGTGGCCAAGAAGGTGGCCGATGTACGCGCCCGGGCTGCCAAACATGGCCGCACGGTGAAGTTTGGCATCCGCCTGCACGTCATCGTGCGCGAAACCGAGGCCGAGGCCTGGGCCGCCGCTGAGAGCCTGATCAGCAAGCTGGACGACGACACCGTCATCCGCGCCCAGGCCGCGTTCGCCAGGATGGATTCGGCAGGCCAGCGCCGCATGGCCGCCCTGCACGGCAGCGGTAAGAAGCGCACCCGCGCCGACCTGGAAATCAGCCCCAACCTGTGGGCCGGTGTGGGCCTGGTGCGCGGCGGCGCGGGCACGGCCCTGGTGGGCGACCCGCAGACGGTGGCGGCCCGCATGCAGGAGTACGCAGACATCGGGCTGGACACCTTTGTGCTGTCGGGCTACCCGCACCTGGAAGAGGCCTACCGCTTCGCCGAACTGGTGTTCCCGCTGTTGCCTCTACAGCTGCAAGAAAAGTTGCAAGACCAGTTGCCCGGCCAGCGCCTGACCGGGCCGTTTGGCGAGGTGGTGGCCAACGAATACCTGCCGCGTGTCTCCCAAAGTTAG
- the rutE_1 gene encoding putative malonic semialdehyde reductase RutE, producing the protein MTQLNALSDLSLDQLFRKARTVHAFQPVPVTDATILQLYELLKWGPTAFNAQPARYVFVRSAEAKARLLPAVSSGNRAQTAAAGVTVIVAQDTQFYKHLPSQFPAYNAKPIFEGNAQAAESTAFRNASLQGAYLILAARALGLDVGAQSGFDAAAVNQAFFPDGRWQANFLVNLGVADHQATHPRGPRLAFDEVAHIV; encoded by the coding sequence ATGACCCAACTCAACGCTTTGTCCGATCTGTCGCTGGACCAGCTGTTCCGCAAGGCCCGCACCGTCCACGCCTTCCAGCCCGTGCCGGTCACCGATGCCACCATCCTGCAGCTGTACGAGCTGCTGAAATGGGGCCCCACCGCGTTCAATGCCCAGCCCGCACGCTACGTGTTTGTGCGCAGCGCCGAGGCCAAGGCCCGGCTGCTGCCTGCGGTGTCTTCCGGCAACCGGGCGCAGACGGCAGCGGCCGGTGTCACGGTGATCGTGGCGCAAGACACGCAGTTTTACAAGCACCTGCCCAGCCAGTTTCCGGCCTACAACGCCAAGCCTATTTTTGAAGGCAATGCCCAGGCCGCCGAATCCACGGCTTTTCGCAATGCCAGCCTGCAGGGTGCCTACCTGATCCTGGCGGCGCGTGCCCTGGGGCTGGATGTGGGCGCGCAGTCGGGTTTCGATGCGGCAGCCGTGAACCAGGCCTTCTTTCCCGATGGCCGCTGGCAGGCCAATTTTCTGGTCAACCTGGGTGTGGCCGACCACCAGGCCACCCATCCGCGCGGGCCGCGTCTAGCGTTTGACGAAGTCGCCCACATCGTCTGA
- the ssuC_1 gene encoding putative aliphatic sulfonates transport permease protein SsuC encodes MSGPLTSLREVQTTPFPHTAADLPDTPETPFPFRAFAASVGQGLLPWLLPIVLVVAWQIASSTGWLATRILPAPLDVFKAAWTLAASGELAKHVSVSAGRALTGLAIGGGLGLALGLLTGSVKFFETLFDSSLQMVRNIPALSLIPLVILWFGIDETAKLFLISVSVFFPIYLNTFHGIRNVDPALIEMGRSYGLTRWQLYRDIILPGALSSILVGLRFSLGLMWVILIVAETISAQAGIGYLTMNAREFLQTDIVLVGILLYALLGKLADVFARGLERYFLRWHPGYM; translated from the coding sequence ATGAGCGGCCCCCTGACTTCTCTGCGCGAAGTGCAGACCACGCCCTTCCCCCACACCGCCGCCGACTTGCCGGATACGCCGGAAACCCCTTTCCCGTTCAGGGCGTTCGCCGCCAGCGTAGGCCAGGGCTTGCTGCCCTGGTTGCTGCCCATCGTGCTGGTGGTGGCCTGGCAAATCGCCAGCAGCACCGGCTGGCTGGCCACGCGCATCCTGCCCGCGCCGCTGGACGTGTTCAAGGCCGCCTGGACCCTGGCCGCCTCGGGCGAGCTGGCCAAGCATGTGAGCGTGAGCGCCGGGCGCGCGCTGACCGGCCTGGCCATCGGCGGCGGGCTGGGCCTGGCGCTGGGGCTGCTGACGGGATCGGTGAAGTTCTTTGAGACTCTGTTCGACTCCAGCCTGCAGATGGTGCGCAACATCCCGGCGCTGTCGCTGATTCCGCTGGTGATTTTGTGGTTTGGCATCGACGAGACGGCCAAGCTGTTTCTGATCTCGGTGTCGGTGTTCTTCCCGATCTACCTCAACACCTTCCACGGCATCCGCAACGTGGACCCGGCGCTGATCGAGATGGGGCGCAGCTACGGCCTCACGCGCTGGCAGCTGTACCGCGACATCATCCTGCCGGGCGCGCTGTCCAGCATCCTGGTGGGCCTGCGCTTCAGTTTGGGGCTGATGTGGGTGATTCTGATCGTGGCCGAAACCATCTCGGCCCAGGCCGGCATCGGCTACCTGACCATGAACGCCCGTGAGTTTTTGCAGACCGACATCGTGCTGGTCGGCATCCTGCTCTACGCCTTGCTGGGCAAGCTGGCCGACGTGTTTGCCCGCGGCCTGGAGCGCTACTTCCTGCGCTGGCACCCCGGGTATATGTGA
- the ihfA gene encoding integration host factor subunit alpha: protein MEIAVESLETPALTKAQLADLLFEQIGLNKRESKDMVDAFFDLVSTSLVEGTDVKISGFGNFQIRIKAPRPGRNPRTGEAIPIDARRVVTFHASHKLKEQIQG, encoded by the coding sequence GTGGAAATTGCGGTTGAAAGTCTGGAAACCCCAGCCCTGACCAAGGCCCAACTGGCCGATTTGCTGTTCGAGCAGATCGGCCTGAACAAGCGCGAGTCCAAAGACATGGTGGATGCCTTTTTTGACCTGGTGAGCACCAGCCTGGTCGAGGGCACGGATGTCAAGATTTCCGGTTTTGGGAACTTCCAAATCCGCATCAAGGCCCCCCGGCCTGGGCGCAACCCGCGTACCGGCGAAGCCATCCCCATCGATGCGCGCCGGGTCGTGACTTTCCACGCCAGCCACAAGCTCAAAGAGCAAATCCAGGGCTGA
- the ssuB_1 gene encoding aliphatic sulfonates import ATP-binding protein SsuB — protein MTTETTGGVRLQLQSLTKRYGERTVLHNTQLTIEPGQFVAIVGRSGCGKSTLLRLVAGLEFASGGSLQLDAQPIDGIREDTRIMFQDARLLPWRKVIDNVLIGLPPSAREKGEKVLAQVGLADRQQDWPAKLSGGQRQRVALARALVHNPRLLLLDEPLGALDALTRIEMHRLIEGLWEKHRFTALLVTHDVQEAVALADRVILIEDGRIALDENIALARPRWHGDAEFARIEKRILDRVLQKQERSVQVPPARGGDLAPIFGLNWAI, from the coding sequence ATGACTACAGAAACCACGGGCGGCGTGCGCCTGCAACTGCAATCGCTGACCAAGCGCTACGGCGAGCGCACGGTGTTGCACAACACCCAGCTCACCATTGAACCCGGCCAATTCGTCGCCATCGTGGGGCGCAGCGGCTGCGGTAAAAGCACTTTGCTGCGTCTCGTGGCCGGGCTGGAGTTCGCCAGCGGCGGCAGCCTGCAGCTGGATGCACAGCCCATCGACGGCATCCGTGAAGACACCCGCATCATGTTCCAGGACGCACGCCTGCTGCCCTGGCGCAAGGTGATCGACAACGTGCTCATCGGCCTGCCCCCATCGGCCCGGGAGAAGGGCGAAAAAGTGCTGGCCCAGGTGGGGCTGGCCGACCGGCAGCAGGACTGGCCCGCCAAGCTCTCCGGTGGCCAGCGCCAGCGTGTGGCCCTGGCCCGCGCCCTGGTGCACAACCCGCGCCTGCTGCTGCTGGACGAACCCCTGGGCGCGCTGGACGCGCTGACCCGCATCGAGATGCACCGCCTGATCGAAGGCCTGTGGGAGAAGCACCGCTTCACCGCACTGCTCGTCACCCACGATGTCCAAGAGGCCGTGGCTCTGGCCGACCGCGTGATCCTGATCGAAGACGGCCGCATCGCACTGGACGAAAACATCGCCCTGGCCCGCCCGCGCTGGCATGGCGATGCCGAGTTTGCCCGCATCGAAAAACGCATCCTCGATCGCGTGCTACAAAAACAAGAGCGGTCTGTGCAGGTTCCACCAGCACGGGGAGGCGATTTGGCTCCTATTTTTGGCCTGAACTGGGCTATTTGA